The following coding sequences lie in one Pseudomonas svalbardensis genomic window:
- a CDS encoding AraC family transcriptional regulator produces the protein MRNVSIDLLDHTPRPVVAIGTDYSHGHLLPRHTHRRAQLLYGATGLMQVSTHDGSWVVPPQRAVWIPSGVAHEVLMLGVSTRSVYIEPAVVDLGDRCQVISVSPLMRHLLMEAVEIPLEYDERGRDGTLIGLLLHELGRSTHLPLHIPLPVDARLLALCQGFVQRPDAHQSPQQWAVHLHVSLRTFNRLFRHQTGLSFSQWRQRACVVLALARLVVGEPVTRIALDFGYDSPAAFSTMFRRILGQAPTVWLEGVK, from the coding sequence ATGCGCAATGTTTCGATTGATCTGCTGGACCACACGCCACGGCCAGTGGTGGCCATCGGCACGGATTATTCTCACGGGCATTTGTTACCTCGTCATACGCATCGGCGGGCGCAATTGTTGTACGGCGCCACCGGGTTGATGCAGGTCAGCACGCACGACGGCAGCTGGGTGGTGCCGCCACAACGGGCGGTGTGGATTCCGTCGGGGGTGGCGCATGAGGTGCTGATGCTGGGGGTGAGCACGCGCAGTGTGTATATCGAACCGGCGGTGGTGGATCTGGGGGATCGCTGTCAGGTGATCAGCGTTTCGCCGTTGATGCGGCATTTGCTGATGGAGGCGGTAGAAATCCCGCTGGAGTATGACGAGCGCGGGCGCGACGGTACGTTGATCGGCTTGCTGCTGCATGAACTTGGGCGCAGCACTCACCTGCCGTTGCACATTCCGCTGCCCGTCGATGCGCGGCTGCTCGCGTTGTGCCAGGGCTTTGTGCAGCGGCCCGACGCTCATCAGTCGCCCCAGCAATGGGCCGTTCATTTGCACGTAAGCCTGCGTACTTTCAATCGCCTGTTCCGCCATCAGACTGGCCTGAGTTTCAGCCAATGGCGGCAGCGGGCCTGCGTGGTGCTGGCTCTGGCGCGGCTGGTGGTGGGCGAACCGGTAACGCGCATTGCCCTGGATTTTGGCTATGACAGCCCGGCGGCGTTCTCGACAATGTTCCGCCGCATACTGGGGCAGGCGCCGACCGTTTGGTTGGAGGGGGTGAAATAG
- the bglX gene encoding beta-glucosidase BglX, whose translation MKRLRLLCALIGFTSLPVLADMESSNKDAFVTHLINQMTQEEKIGQLRLIAIDEKMTPERMRQEITAGRIGGTYGSVSRSVNRPMQDAAQQSRLKIPMFFGWDVIHGHRTIFPIGLALASSWDMDAIELSGRTAAKEASADGIDLTFAPMIDVARDPRWGRTSEGFGEDTYLVSRIAKVMVQAYQGKSLKAPDSIMASAKHFALYGAVEGGRDYNSVDMGLARMHQDYLPPYRSAIEGGAGAVMVALNSINGVPAASNAWLMQDLLRKAWGFKGLVISDHNGINDLVQHGVAKNHREAARLAIRAGVDMSMNDFSYGPELPGLLESGAVSQSNIDNAVREVLGAKYDMGLFEDPYRRIGVASEDPADNNAENRLHRAPAREVARKTLVLLKNENGLLPLKKEGVIALIGPLAKSTVDIMGSWSASGVPSQSVTIYDGLKSAMDKGSLIYARGVNLTEDQEVIKYLGASEIENDARPAAEMIDEAVKAAQQADVVIAVVGEPRSMSHEAASRTSLDLPGRQSELITALKATGKPLVLVLMNGRPLSIGKEHKQADAILETWYSGSEGGNAVADVLFGDYNPSGKLPITFPRSVGQIPNYYSHLNTGRPYLPGGPRNYTSQYFDQSHGPLYPFGYGLSYTDFSLTDMALSSTTLNKTDKLVASVMVKNIGQRDGETVVQLYIRDVVGSLSRPVKELKNFKKIMLKAGEETAVHFSIDENDLKFFNAQLEYAAEPGEFQVQIGLDSQDVKAQSFELL comes from the coding sequence ATGAAAAGATTACGTCTGCTGTGTGCCCTGATCGGTTTTACAAGTCTGCCGGTCCTGGCCGATATGGAATCGTCTAACAAAGATGCCTTTGTCACCCACCTGATAAATCAGATGACCCAGGAGGAAAAGATCGGCCAACTGCGGCTGATCGCTATTGATGAAAAGATGACTCCCGAAAGGATGCGCCAAGAGATCACCGCCGGGCGAATCGGAGGTACGTACGGCTCTGTGAGCCGTTCCGTAAACAGACCCATGCAGGACGCGGCTCAACAAAGCCGCCTGAAAATACCGATGTTTTTCGGCTGGGACGTGATACACGGCCATCGAACCATTTTTCCCATTGGCCTGGCGCTGGCCTCCAGCTGGGACATGGACGCCATTGAGTTGAGCGGTCGAACGGCGGCGAAAGAAGCCAGTGCGGACGGTATCGATTTGACCTTTGCACCGATGATAGATGTCGCCCGTGATCCTCGCTGGGGGCGTACATCCGAAGGCTTCGGTGAAGACACCTATCTGGTTTCGCGCATTGCCAAAGTGATGGTTCAGGCCTACCAGGGCAAAAGCCTGAAAGCACCCGACAGCATCATGGCCAGCGCCAAACACTTCGCGTTGTATGGTGCTGTCGAGGGTGGACGCGACTACAACAGCGTCGACATGGGCCTGGCCAGAATGCACCAGGACTACCTGCCACCTTATCGTTCGGCGATTGAGGGTGGCGCGGGAGCGGTGATGGTGGCGCTTAACTCGATAAATGGCGTGCCAGCCGCTTCCAATGCATGGTTGATGCAAGACCTGCTTCGCAAAGCATGGGGCTTCAAGGGGTTGGTCATCAGCGACCACAATGGGATAAACGATCTGGTTCAGCATGGTGTTGCGAAGAATCACCGCGAAGCGGCCAGGCTCGCGATCAGGGCCGGTGTTGATATGAGCATGAACGACTTCTCCTATGGTCCGGAGCTACCCGGGCTGCTTGAGTCTGGCGCTGTTTCCCAGAGCAATATCGATAACGCAGTGCGGGAAGTCCTGGGGGCCAAGTATGACATGGGGCTGTTCGAAGACCCTTACCGGCGCATCGGCGTTGCCAGTGAAGACCCCGCTGATAACAATGCCGAAAACCGTCTGCACAGAGCGCCGGCTCGTGAGGTGGCACGCAAGACATTGGTGCTGCTGAAGAATGAAAACGGGCTCTTGCCGCTAAAAAAAGAGGGTGTGATCGCGCTCATAGGCCCGTTGGCAAAAAGTACCGTCGACATCATGGGCAGTTGGTCCGCAAGCGGCGTGCCCTCGCAATCGGTGACGATCTACGACGGGTTGAAAAGCGCTATGGATAAGGGCTCGCTGATCTATGCCCGAGGCGTCAATCTCACGGAGGATCAAGAGGTTATTAAATACCTGGGAGCGTCTGAAATCGAGAACGACGCTCGTCCGGCAGCAGAAATGATTGACGAAGCGGTCAAGGCTGCACAACAAGCCGATGTTGTGATTGCAGTAGTGGGTGAGCCCCGCAGTATGTCTCATGAAGCGGCCAGTCGAACCAGCCTCGATCTGCCAGGACGCCAGAGTGAATTGATCACCGCCCTGAAAGCCACCGGCAAGCCGCTGGTACTGGTATTGATGAACGGCCGGCCCCTTTCCATCGGCAAGGAGCACAAACAGGCCGATGCGATTCTGGAAACCTGGTACAGCGGCTCTGAGGGAGGCAACGCCGTTGCCGATGTATTGTTCGGTGACTACAACCCCTCCGGCAAGTTACCCATCACCTTTCCACGCTCCGTGGGGCAGATCCCGAATTACTACAGCCATTTGAACACCGGCCGCCCCTACCTGCCGGGTGGGCCTCGCAACTACACGTCTCAATATTTCGATCAATCCCATGGTCCGCTTTATCCCTTCGGCTATGGGCTGAGTTATACCGATTTCAGCTTGACCGACATGGCCCTGTCTTCGACCACACTGAACAAGACCGACAAGCTCGTCGCCAGCGTCATGGTGAAGAATATCGGCCAGCGCGACGGCGAAACAGTGGTTCAGCTGTATATCCGCGATGTCGTTGGCTCCCTCAGCCGTCCGGTCAAAGAACTGAAGAACTTTAAAAAAATCATGCTCAAGGCCGGAGAAGAGACAGCGGTCCACTTCAGCATTGATGAGAACGACTTGAAGTTCTTCAACGCTCAGTTGGAGTACGCCGCCGAGCCGGGCGAGTTCCAGGTGCAGATCGGTCTGGATTCTCAGGATGTGAAGGCGCAGAGTTTTGAGTTGCTGTAA
- a CDS encoding helix-turn-helix domain-containing protein, with protein sequence MASLAMKITLERIALFQFTPAHCAQARAMLGWSVEELSRESGVSVDAIQRFEAERDVRDVTRLALAYRFESEGLVFFPGFAPGRGMNVKGSTPNPVGRGDYAMVE encoded by the coding sequence ATGGCCTCTCTTGCGATGAAAATCACCCTGGAACGTATCGCCCTTTTCCAATTCACCCCCGCGCATTGCGCTCAGGCCCGAGCGATGCTGGGTTGGAGTGTGGAGGAGCTGTCTCGGGAATCCGGGGTTTCGGTTGACGCTATTCAGCGTTTCGAGGCGGAGCGTGATGTGCGGGATGTGACCCGGCTTGCGTTGGCTTACCGGTTTGAATCGGAGGGTTTGGTTTTCTTTCCGGGGTTCGCGCCGGGGAGAGGGATGAATGTGAAGGGGTCTACGCCGAATCCGGTGGGGCGAGGGGATTATGCGATGGTTGAGTGA
- a CDS encoding XRE family transcriptional regulator — translation MSEVDGNDSCFYEALNYPHAGQMRAKSEYVMKIGILLETGRLSKTEAAQKLGLSQEEWNEMLRGEFRDLTVAKISEYLNLLEDERR, via the coding sequence ATGAGTGAAGTCGATGGAAACGACAGCTGTTTTTACGAGGCGCTGAACTATCCCCATGCGGGTCAGATGCGGGCCAAATCTGAGTACGTTATGAAGATTGGCATACTCCTCGAAACCGGTCGGCTAAGTAAGACGGAGGCGGCGCAAAAGCTCGGGCTGTCTCAGGAGGAGTGGAATGAAATGCTCCGTGGAGAATTTCGCGATTTGACCGTGGCAAAGATCTCGGAATATCTAAACCTGCTAGAGGATGAACGCAGGTAG
- a CDS encoding MBL fold metallo-hydrolase — MATSTSPSDNASTPEASRQVEGLFRNHAQVKREGFRKTLRIMWNMIFHKPRNTRPTASVPVKTLTQAALIAAPNHSVYRLGHSTVLLKLRDKFWITDPVFAERASPVQWAGPKRFHQPPISLEELPPIEAVILSHDHYDHLDYQAVLKLADKAKYFLTPLGVGDTLIKWGVDASKVRQLDWWQGTEVDGIQFIATPSQHFSGRGLFDSNSTLWASWVMIDGDTRIFFSGDSGYFDGFKRIGEQYGPFDLTLMETGAYNVEWPHVHMQPEQTLQAHIDLKGRWLLPIHNGTFDLSMHAWYEPFDRILALAWERNMSITTPQMGEAFNVMYPQRGSAWWVGLENVGDQVATQNA, encoded by the coding sequence ATGGCCACATCAACTTCCCCATCGGATAACGCCTCTACTCCTGAAGCTTCCCGTCAGGTAGAAGGGCTCTTTCGAAACCATGCACAGGTAAAGCGCGAAGGCTTTCGCAAAACCTTGCGCATCATGTGGAACATGATCTTCCACAAACCGCGTAACACCCGCCCGACCGCATCCGTCCCGGTGAAAACCCTGACTCAGGCAGCGTTGATCGCCGCACCCAACCACAGCGTTTACCGCCTCGGTCATTCCACGGTACTGCTGAAACTGCGGGACAAATTCTGGATCACTGACCCGGTCTTCGCCGAGCGCGCCTCACCGGTGCAATGGGCCGGCCCCAAGCGCTTCCACCAGCCGCCGATCAGCCTCGAAGAGTTGCCGCCGATCGAAGCGGTGATCCTGTCCCACGATCACTACGACCACCTCGATTATCAAGCCGTGCTCAAACTGGCGGACAAGGCCAAGTACTTTCTGACGCCGCTGGGTGTGGGCGACACCCTGATCAAGTGGGGCGTCGACGCCAGCAAAGTGCGCCAACTGGACTGGTGGCAGGGCACAGAAGTTGACGGCATCCAGTTCATCGCCACGCCATCGCAACACTTTTCCGGTCGCGGTCTGTTCGATAGCAACAGCACATTGTGGGCCTCGTGGGTGATGATCGACGGCGACACGCGGATCTTCTTCAGCGGCGACAGCGGCTACTTCGACGGCTTCAAACGCATCGGCGAACAGTACGGCCCTTTCGACCTCACGCTCATGGAAACCGGTGCCTACAACGTCGAATGGCCGCATGTTCACATGCAGCCGGAGCAAACCCTGCAAGCGCACATTGACCTCAAAGGTCGCTGGTTACTGCCGATTCACAACGGCACCTTCGATTTGTCGATGCACGCCTGGTACGAACCTTTCGACCGGATTCTGGCATTGGCCTGGGAGCGCAATATGTCGATTACCACACCGCAAATGGGCGAGGCGTTCAACGTCATGTATCCGCAGCGTGGTAGTGCTTGGTGGGTAGGGTTGGAAAATGTAGGCGATCAGGTCGCGACTCAGAACGCTTGA